The Alphaproteobacteria bacterium US3C007 genomic interval CTGGCCCGTTCAGAGGAAAGGCCAGAGATGCGTGATTGACCTTGGCGGCCCGTAGGTTCGATCAGATCATTATCCAGATCAAGCACCTTTTGCTTTAAGCTTTCCACGGCTTCAAATACCAAATGGAATTTTGCGGTTCCAGTCAGTTTTTCCAAATTGTAAAAGGATTGCGTTAAAACATGCAGATCGTTTTGCAGCCGGATACGCGTGATAAATACCTCTGAGGCGGTGTTCAGCACATCATCCAGCTTTTGCGCGGGGATGCGAATGGTTTCATCTTGTGGAATGCCCGGTGTGACAGTGCCAACGGGCTGTATACCTGCCGGCGCTGGCTCGGAATTTGGCTCTGCATTTATCTGTGGCTCTGCATAAGGTTGGATCGTCGGTTTGGCGGGATCCGTTGAGGCATATAGATGTTGGATAAGCGGTCTGATCGGCGTATCCAGCGGCCGTTCTTCAATTACCTGTCGGATCAAATGCCCCAAACCTGCAACTGCTAACATCAATCCATCGATCAGGTTGGATGAAATGTTTAATCGCTTTGAGCGCATTTCATCCAGAATAGTTTCGACCTCATGCGCAAGGGTTTCTATCTTTTTGATCTCGAGCAAGCGTGCGCCGCCCTTTATCGTATGCACAGCGCGAAAAATTTGGTTGATAACCTCAAGCGGGCTTTGCGTTGTTTCCAACTCGATCAGTGAAAGTTCGATCGCATCCACATTATCCTGCGCCTCTTGTGTAAACACTGGGATTAAGTCGCGTTTATCCGCGCCGATCAACAGTGCCTCGGGTTCGCTATCCAGCGCGTCGAGCCGTCTGATCAGCGCTTCAGAGGTTTGCGCCAAGGTGGCTGGCTCTACATTACGGCTCTGAGCATCCTCATGACGCTCGGGCTCTTCGGTATTTCTTCGTTTTACATCTGCCGCTTGATCCTGCGTGAGGGTTTCGTTGAACTCAGTTAAGGCAAGGCGCAAATATCCCTCTGCTTCGCGGATAATATCGCTGATATCCGCTTTGCCGTCTTCAAACTCTTCCCAGTCTTTTAAAAGCGTCAGCGTGTTTTCAAATAGAAGCTGCAGCAGGTAATCCATCGAATGATGGGTAAAACTGTGGTGATATCGACCATAATCCAAAATAAACACGATGATTTGCATCAACTGCCTTGGTTGCATGATCCGCAACACATCCAGGATGCCAAAGATCAGATAGCCCCTGCGATAGGCCATATCATAGGCCTCTTGAGGGGTGTCAGGTTTGACTTTTATCAACGTCAAAAGATCTGCGTAAGCCTGCTCGGTGGTTTGAATTAATTTCTCCAACAGCGCCATATTCGACGCGTCAAGATGGGGGTTTGTGACGTTTTTTTCGGGGATATCAACCGTTAAGATTGCTGGATCATACATCTGCATATTTTATCCAAAAAGGCCGGTGGCCGACGCCTTTGGCGCCGCCAGCGATTAATAGTTTTCAAAATTATTTGATTGAATTGGGTCCGAGGATGGTGCCGGTGGTCGCGATGAGGGCGCGGGCATCGATTGCTGAAGGCTCGCCTCTTCAGAGGGGTGGTCGGTTTTAAAGCGGGCGACCAATGCCTTCAAACGAGGGGCCAGAGCCGAAACCGTTTGCGCGGTTTGAAACAATTGTTGCGCGGCTGAGGCATTGCTTTGAATAACCCCGTCCAACACTTGCACCGAAGTGTTTATTTGCGCGGCTCCGGTAGATTGTTCTTCCGAAGAGGCGCTGATATTTTGTACAAGATCTTTGGTTTTTTCAATTTCAGGCAACAAAGCATTAAGCATCTGGTTGGTTTTTTCAGCCAGCTCTTTGCCCTCGCCAGACGAGACTTGAATATCAGAGGCGGCTTGCTTGCTTAATTCGGCCAGTTTTGACACTTCTGAGGCTACCACAGCAAAGCCTTTGCCATGCTCGCCAGCGCGGGCCGCCTCGACCGAAGCATTCAGGGCCAAAAGTTCAATTTTGCGGGTGATTTCTTCCACAATCGTAATTTTTTCTGCGATATCTTTCATAGATCCCGCGGTTTTTTCCATAGCTTGCGCGCAGACCTGCGCGTCTTCCGCCAAAATTGTGGCTTTGCGATCGGTTTCGACCGCGCCATCAGCATTTTCGCGGATGGATGTGGTCATCTGCTCCATCGCCGTTGCGGTTTCTTGAACTGAATTGGCTTGTTCGGTGGTGCCATCCGAGACTTGCTGTGCACCGGATTGCATTTGCTCTGATTGCTCGGTGACCTGGCGCGAAACCTCAAGCAGTGAGGCCACAATATTCGTGAGATTTTCCTGCATTTTTGAGATTGCGCGCATGACCAAACCGATTTCGTCATTGGAAGACAAATCATTTTTCACGGTGAGGTTGCCGTCAGAAATTTGATCGACAGCTATGATTGTTTCGCGCAAACGGCGCCGGATATCCATCGCGATCCAAATGCCGATGCTAAGCGAGATGATAAGCGAAGAACTGATGATCAGAACGGTTATCCTAAGAGCAGATTTTTCCGTTTCTTCAGCTTCGATCACCGCCTGAAACGATATATTTTGAACTTTTCTCAACAATGCATCCAGCTGGCCGTTTAATTGATTTTGCACCTCGTCTAGCTCGACCAAAATATCATTTCGCCTTTCCTCATAAGAGGATGCAGCGGTGGTTTTTTGCAATGAGGCGCCAGCACTGGTCTGTGGCGAAACGCCAGAGCTTTTGGACGTTGTTGCCCCATGCGCCCCATGCGCCCCATGCGAAGTGGGTTGAGGTATATTGCTCGGCTGCGACCCTCCGGCCTCTGTTGCCTCATTTTTGTTTTCTAATATTGAAATAAAACTCAACCCAAGGTCGTTGTAAATCTTGTGTAGAGTTTTGATTTCTTCGAAGCGCGTTAAAATATCAATGTAAACTGTTGCAATCTGCCCGATTTCATCTTCCAAGCGGGACAGCGCAGCGCTATCGATATTGCTATCTTCAGAATTTGATAACCCGATGACACCGCGCAGCAGGCTTTCCGCGATCTTTAACTCTTTAATCGTTATCTCATTCGCCTGTTCAAAATGGTGTATGCGCTTTTTGTATTCTTCGATTTCATTTAACTCTAAATCCAGTGCAGCCGTGGTTAACTCGATCTCTTGGATCAATTGATATTCTGCAAGCTTTGTGACGTGATTTTGCAAAGGAATTTCGACTGTTGATAGATTGTGGATTTTTTTACCAATCGAGGCCATCGAAGATATTGAATAGAGCCCGGAAGCGAGGCTGGTTAGACAAAATAAAAGGATTAGCGATATGATTTTGGCAGACAGGCTCATCGAGGTTTTCATGTCAGCTCCTAGTTTTAAAAAAATTGGTTTTAATAAGCGGTCTTGGTCATTGGCGCCTAAAAACAGACGCTTGATCTTAGTCTGGGATTAAATAAAATTTCTTTTTTCGCGGTATTCATTCAAATTTTCGGAACCTATCAGGTCGGGCAATGACAGGCGCATGATGGTGAGTTCGCCGATTTCGCTAATGCCTTGGAACAGGTCTGAAACGGGCTCTGACAGGATTTCTGTGCTGTTGCGAAAGCTGCGTATATCAACCGTCATCATGCCTAACACGTCATCCACGCAGAGCACCAAATCTTTGCCATTTTCTTGCAAGACCATGTATTTGTTACGTTCATCCAAAGCCCGCGGCATCAAGCTTAGATCTTTTGAAATATCGAGGCAGGATAAAACCTGCCCCCGTAGATTGATTAAGCCCCGCAAAAAATTTCCATCTCCGTAAATAGGCGTGACTTCATAGCCCTCTATAATTTCGATTACGTTCTCGACCGGAACCACAAAATGCACATTGGAAATGCGCGCATGAATAAATTCACTGGTTGTGCCAAACGTTTTGACCTGCCGGCCTTGCGTAATGTCCTCTTTGCCCTCAATCACGGTTTGACTGCCAATTTTAACAGTGGCCTCTTGCGCCAAACGCTGTGGTGAAATCAGGGTTAAATTGGAGCTTTGATAGCCGATCACGTCTAAGATGAAAAAGGCGCGTGCTGCATCGGTTAATATTCGGTTGCGCGGATCCAAAATGTCATCAGTGCATGACAAAACGGCCACATGACGGTCCATTGACAGGCAGAGCAACGTGCCATTCACGTCTAATTTAACAATCGATTGCGGGGCGTTGGCCGCCTGATTTTGTGAGGTTACGGGCGTTAAATCGCCACATTCGAAAACTGGAAGCAAACGGTTGCGATAGACCACAGTGCCAATACAGCTGCGCAGATTCAAGGTTAACGGTTCGATTGGTGCAAAATCGCGTACAACTTCCACTACATATTTCACGGGCACGCCGAATTGCGTATTATGGCGTTCGAAAATAAATAATTTTGAATATTCAGAAAAGGCTTCATCGGTTTCTGCAAGCGGTGAAAGCGCGACGTGCGGCGCCTCTGTTGCGGTTGCTTGTGGCTCTTCTCCCGCTTTAGCGCGCCGGCGGGTGTCAGGCTGTGCATCGCGCTGTTGGGATTGCTCGACCTCTGCCTCGACCTCTGCCTCTGTTACCGGCGCGGCTTTATCAGCCATATCGATCGCTTGGGTCTGCAAGGACAGATCTTCCAAGCGGTTTTCGGGCAGGACTTGCATTAAATCTTCAAGCTGGGTTTCTGCTGTTTTCGTCGCTGAAACGGGCTTTAAAGCTTTGCTCATGCAGCGGCCTCCGATTTATGCTGCGTGATGCGCTCCATCACCTCCCAACCCAGCGCGCGAAACTCTTGCGCGGCGCGGCTGTTTTGGTGGAAAATCGAGCAGCGGTTAAAATTCGCCTCGGCCTGCGAAACGCGTTGAGAAATCGCGGTATCCGCGGCTTTATACCCATCTGCCATAAGCTGTTGTCGGGCGTGTTGGAAGGCGACGGAATGTTTGTTAACCGCGTTCAAAACGGGCAATAAGCGATCTGAGGATGTTGCAAATTTTGGATTGACGCGTCGCGCAAACGCGGCCACCCAACCCAAGCCTACCAAATCATCGCGCGAGGGGCGGCAGGGGGTAATGATCAAATCTGAGGCTTCCAAACAGGCGGCCAATTCCCGCGAGACGGCGCCCTGACTGTCAACGCATAAAATATCACAGCGGCTTTGCTTGATATATTGTCTTATACTGTTTTCTTCATTGGCCACATAGGTTTGAACGTTCGCTAAACATTTATCTGAGCTTTCGCGCACCCAGTCATGGCTTGATTTTTGAAAGTCGGTATCAAGAATTATGACGTTGCGGCCGCGCATCCCGAAATAGGCTGCGAGGTTGACGCAAAATGTGGATTTTCCTGATCCACCTTTTGAACTGGCGAATGTGATAATATATGTCACGCGTAAATTTTTCTTAATCTTAAAATAAAATGCCCGTAGGCGGGTTTATGAATTTTTTACTCTAGTTGAGCAGACGTTCAAATAAGTCTGCGATAGGTGTGCGAGCCGAATTAGAAAGTTGAAAATATCAATCTTGAATTCCAAAACCGTGCGTTAGCTTGGTGTCCCTGTCAAGTTTCGTCTCAAATTATATCCTAAAACCCCAGATTCAACCATTTTGGATATATGTTTGATAGGTGAGTTGATTTCCATGCTTATGAACGATTCAGCCTGCTTGATCATTCTGAACTTTTGCCTGGCAAGGTGAAGGCCGCTGCGTGAGGGGCAGATCTGGTCGGCTCAATCGGGTTTTGCGCTGTCGTATTGACCGGTCATTGCGTTTTTTGTGGCTTGCAGGCGCTGATGCCGGTTTGCAAAATGAGGGTGTTATCCTTGGCAGGCAAACGATCAGGCCTAATTGAGAGGCCTGGGCGCGGGGCGTGAAGTCTAATTGTCTTTTTAATCTCTGATGCGTCAATATGCGAAGACAACAAACCACTGGGATAGGCATGTTTGGAACAACAGGTTGGCGTCGGTTCAAAGCCCATGACGAAATCAAAAGATGGGCGAACGCGGCACGAAAATTTGCCAGTGGCGCCGCGCAAACCCCCGCCTTGAAAGAAAAATGGTTGCAATGCGAAGGCACTTGGTATGTTGGCGTAGACGTCTTGCCTTCGGATGAAGACGGGCGGTTTGAGGGCATTGAGCTGGCCGGACCTGCTTCAGAGTTAATTCAAAGCGTGGCCACAAAGCCTCTGCACCCCGCGCAGGTCTCAATTCTTTATCCGGGATATCCAAAACCAAGGCAGGGCGAAACCAAGGCTGGGTTTGCCTATCGGCAGACGCGGGACGCGGCGCATGTGGACGGGCTTTTGCCCGTCGGCGCAGAGCGCCGCCGCATGTTGCGCGAGCCCCATGCCTATGTGCTTGGTTTGCCCTTGAACGCCTGCGATATCAAAGCCAGCCCGATGGTTGTCTGGGAAGGCTCGCATCTGATTATGCACAAAGCGTTTCAGGCCGCGCTCAGCCCCTATCCTGCATCGCAATGGTCCGACATTGATCTGAGCGATGTCTATCATGCGGCGCGCCGAGACGCGTTTGCAAACTGCCGCCGCGTGGCTGTTCATGCCGAGCCCGGCGAAGCCTATGCGATCCATAGGCTGGCCTTACATGGGATTGCCCCATGGCAGGCAGGTGCCCGTGCCCCCAGCGACGGCCGCATGATTGCCTATTTTCGGCCAGAATTGAATGATATTGTGGAGTGGCCAAACCTATGAGCGTTCGGGACTGCTGGCTGGTTTGTCCCGAGATAAGGAGAGCTGAGATGTTAGAATTGCGCCCGAATTGCGAGCTTTGCGATAAAGATTTGCCACCCGATAGTGTAGAGGCCCGCATTTGCTCATATGAATGTACCTATTGCGCTGATTGCGTTGAAACTGTGCTTTTTAATGTCTGCGCAACCTGCGGAGGAGGCTTGAGCGCCCGCCCGATCCGCCCCAAAAATTCTTGGCGGGCAAATCCCGAGCTTGGCTTATCGGTGCATCCTGCCTCGCAAACGCGGCGCGTTTCAAAATTTGCGCGGCCTGAAATTGAGGAAATGGTCGAAAAGCTGCGCGCGTTTAGCCCCGAGGAACGCTAACGTTTCGTGCCGGGGTTGGATTACGTTTTTTTGAGCCGGGCCGCGCGCCCGCCTTGGCGCTTTTTGAAAGCGGCCTGCCGGGCGGGCAGCTCTTGCATGAGTGTTCTGCGGGCTTCGGGGCTTAGTTGCGACCAAATGGAAATCTCTTCGATGCTGCGTAGGCACCCCGTACAGAGCCGTTCTTTAGGGTGAATCATACAGATTTTTACGCAGGGCGAATCTGGTTCATTGCGCTTCCAGAGATCTTTTTCTGTCATCTTGTTACCGCTGCATTTTGCGCATGAATATGGCACAGCCTGTCTAAAACACCCTGTAAAATATAGGAGGCAGCCACATGGTCGATCACTTCCGCGCGCCGGCGACGGGATGTATCGGCCTCTAATAAAGCTTTTTCAGCCGCGACGGTTGATAAACGTTCATCCCAAAAGCCGATTGGAATAGTAATATGGCTGCTCAAATTGCGCGCAAAAGCGCGCGTAGACTGGCAGCGTGGTCCTTCACTGCCATCCATATTGCGCGGCAGACCCAAAATTAACCCTTTGATATCGCGCGTGTGAATATGCGCTTCAAGCTGTTGGCGGTCGAGGTTGAATTTCGCGCGTTTGATGGTTTCAACCGGGGTCGCCACCGAGCGTAGCCCATCCGAAATCGCCACGCCGATCGTCTTGGTACCCAGATCCAAGCCAATAAGCGCGCCGGTTGCCGGAAGCGCCTGCGCAAATTCTTCAATCCTATCCATAATCATTGGATCAACCCAATCTCTTCTGCGGTTCGTTGCAAGGTTTCAAGATCCATGGCTGAATCTGCAAAGACCAGTTGCGCCTCACGCCAAATCTCTTGCGCTTCATCGATACGGCCCAAAACGCTTAGAGCACCAATCAGACGGGCCCATTCCGCGGATGAGCCACCTTCCGCGCCGAGGCGCTCGGCCAATTGCGCAACCATGCCTTCGATCATCATCATCCGCTCATCGGCGCTTAGATCACCCGCGGCATCAATATCGCTTTGCGTCGGCCCAGCCAGTTGCGCGGTGGCGGCGGCTTGGTCTACATCGGGCAGAACATAATCATTGATCCCCGCATAAACCGCCACTTCTTCAATTTGGTCCCGAATCGGTGTGATCCACGGCGCGTCTGCTGGCCCTTTTTCTAACAGCGCGCGCCAAAGCCGGAAAGCTTGGTCAGGGCGGTCATTCTGCGCCATCATTAGGCCAATATAATAGGTGGCACCCTCATGCGTGGGCTCTTGCTTGAGAATATCGCGCAAAATAGCCTCGGCCTCGGGTGCGACATAGCCTTGCACCGAGAGGATCAGCAATTCGGCATGGTCAAAGAAATCTGAAACGTCAGCGGCTTCACCTTTAAGCTTTAAGACCGACTGTTGCGCCTCAGCGGCGGCCGCAAAATTTTGCAAACCGGCTTCAACATTGGCCAAAAGCACATGACCTTCTAGATCCTCTGGTCGGTCGGCAACTGTTTTGCGAAGCTTTTTTACCAAATCCGTGTAATCGGCGCTGGGCGCAAAAACTTCGGGTTGGGCGGGAATTGCAGCGGCAAATTCTTCCAAACTGGGGCGCGTTTCCAATGACCGTTGAGCATTGGCAATGCGTTGTTTTTGCGAAAGGTTTTCATAACCAGGCGCACCGTATTCGCGGTACATTAAAAATGTTCCGCCCAAAAGAATCACCGTGATCAGCCCAGCTGTCAGGGCAAGTGAGGCAGGTGTATCCCTACGGGTTTGCGCGGGGCTGGTGGCATCAAGCGCTAAAATTCGTCGCGAGATTTCGATTTTCAGTCGGTCTGCCTCTTCTGCAGCCAAGAGCCCTTTGGCGACGTCTTTTTCAACCTCTTGCAACTGCTGTGTATAAATCAGCAATGCCGGCGCCGTGGTGTCTGGTTGCGCAGATTGCGCCCGCATGACGGCTAGGAAAAACGCAGCGACCACTGCTGATAACCCTGTGCTGATAATCCAAAACATCATAGCGCTGTCTCCCACCTTTCTCTTATCTAGCCTTCCTGACGCCCCGACAAAAGGGGCAATGCGTCGATTTGCACCAGATGTCGCAAGCGATAAATGTTGTGACGCTCTGAGGGTGTGGTAGTTTTTAGCATCTTGCCATAAGGCGGCACTGTCTAAGCTATTCTGAAAGTCCACTCATGAAGCGTTATTCTGCATTTTCAATTGCGCGCGAAGCGATGCGTTACCATAGCGGTTGGGAGCGGGCTTGGCGCAGCCCAACGCCCAAAGCCAAATATGATGTTGTGATCGTTGGCGCGGGGGGGCATGGATTGGCAACGGCCTATTACTTGGGTAAGAATTTTGGAATTAAAAACGTTGCCATTATCGAAAAGGGCTGGTTAGGGGGCGGTAACACGGGCCGCAACACTACAATTATCCGGTCAAATTATCTTCAGGATCCCTCTGCTGCGATATATGAAAAGGCGCGCAGCCTCTATGAGACGCTGAGCCAAGATTTGAATTATAACATTATGTTCAGCCCGCGCGGCGTGATGATGTTGGCGCAAACCCATCATGAAGTGCGTGGCTACCAAAGAACCGCCTATGCAAATGCGCTGCAAGGGGTGAAAACCGAATTTGTCGGACCTGAGCGCGTGAAAGAATTATGCCCGATTATCAATATCGACGGGCCGCGCTATCCAGTGCTGGGCGCTTTGTGGCAATCGCGGGCGGGCACCGCACGTCACGATGCAGTGGCTTGGGGCTATGCGCGCGCCTGCTCGGATATGGGTATGGATATCATTCAACAATGCGAAGTCACCGGGGTAACCCAAGCCGCAGGGCAGGTGACGGGGGTGGAAACGAGCAAGGGCGCGATTGCCTGCGATAAGCTGGGCATTGTGGTCGCCGGGCATTCGGGCGTTTTGGCCGAGATGGCCGGATTTCGCCTGCCGGTAGAATCGGTGGCCTTACAGGCGCTGGTGTCCGAACCAATCAAGCCTTGCATGGATGTAGTGGTCATGGCCAATACCGTGCATGGATATATGAGCCAATCGGATAAGGGTGAGATGGTGATTGGGGGCGGCGCGGATGGATTTAACAATTACACCCAACGTGGAAGCTTTCATCACGCCGAAGAAACTGTTCGGGCCTTGGTTGAAACCTTCCCAATGATTTCACGGCTTAAGATGCTGCGCTGGTGGGGCGGTATAGTGGATATGACGGGGGATCGCTCACCGATTCTGTCAAAAACGCCTTTAGACAATTGCTTTATCAATTGTGGTTGGGGAACCGGCGGCTTCAAAGCCATTCCCGGCTCGGGTTTTGGCATGGCTGAGTTGATCGCAAAAGGCGCCTCTTCGCTGACTGATGAGTTCTCGATGTGGCGCTTCAAAGAAGGCAAATTTATCGATGAAAGCGTGGCGGCCGGGGTGGCCCATTGATGGCGCAGGCTGAATTTTTCGATGCTGCATATGCTCCAAGCACTGGGCAGATTGCCGGCTCGGCTCAGACGCAGGGCGGCGCTGTGATCGCGCGCGAAATCTTAGATTTTACGGCGCACTGGAGTTTTTTGCGCAAAATTGTGTTCCGAAAGGATGGCTTAATATGTTGGTGATGACATGCCCCTATTGCGGCGTTGAAGCCGAAGAAACCGAGCTAAGCCCGGGCGGCGAGGCGCATCTGAAGCGTTTTAGCGTCGGGTCAAGTGATGATGAATTTGAAGCCTATTTGTTCCAACGCGAAAACCCCAAAGGCCTACATTTTGAACGTTGGCGGCATAGCTTTGGCTGTGGAAAATGGTTTCATGCCGCGCGCTGCACTATGAGTTTGGAAGTGTTTGGAACCTATTCGGCGCAAAGTTTGGCCCCTCCTGAAGATATTAAAAACGCCATTTCTGCAAAGCGCCCTGGCTGGTCGTGGCGGGAGTTTTCGTAATGTTTTTTTGCCGCAATTTTAAACGCTGCAAGTCAGCGCCCCAACCCTTCGTTTTAAAAGGCAGCATGCAATGAGTACGCGTTTGCAAACGGGCGGTCGTCTTTTGAATAAAGACGTCCCTTTGAATTTTACGTTTAACGGCCGCAAAATGCAGGGCTATGAAGGCGATACCTTGGCCTCGGCCTTGCTGGCGAATAATCAAATGCTGATGGGCCGCTCTTTTAAATATCACCGCCCGCGCGGCGTTGTCAGCAGCGGCGCTGAAGAACCGAATGCTC includes:
- the ccmI gene encoding c-type cytochrome biogenesis protein CcmI translates to MMFWIISTGLSAVVAAFFLAVMRAQSAQPDTTAPALLIYTQQLQEVEKDVAKGLLAAEEADRLKIEISRRILALDATSPAQTRRDTPASLALTAGLITVILLGGTFLMYREYGAPGYENLSQKQRIANAQRSLETRPSLEEFAAAIPAQPEVFAPSADYTDLVKKLRKTVADRPEDLEGHVLLANVEAGLQNFAAAAEAQQSVLKLKGEAADVSDFFDHAELLILSVQGYVAPEAEAILRDILKQEPTHEGATYYIGLMMAQNDRPDQAFRLWRALLEKGPADAPWITPIRDQIEEVAVYAGINDYVLPDVDQAAATAQLAGPTQSDIDAAGDLSADERMMMIEGMVAQLAERLGAEGGSSAEWARLIGALSVLGRIDEAQEIWREAQLVFADSAMDLETLQRTAEEIGLIQ
- a CDS encoding ParA family protein; amino-acid sequence: MTYIITFASSKGGSGKSTFCVNLAAYFGMRGRNVIILDTDFQKSSHDWVRESSDKCLANVQTYVANEENSIRQYIKQSRCDILCVDSQGAVSRELAACLEASDLIITPCRPSRDDLVGLGWVAAFARRVNPKFATSSDRLLPVLNAVNKHSVAFQHARQQLMADGYKAADTAISQRVSQAEANFNRCSIFHQNSRAAQEFRALGWEVMERITQHKSEAAA
- a CDS encoding methyl-accepting chemotaxis protein, whose protein sequence is MKTSMSLSAKIISLILLFCLTSLASGLYSISSMASIGKKIHNLSTVEIPLQNHVTKLAEYQLIQEIELTTAALDLELNEIEEYKKRIHHFEQANEITIKELKIAESLLRGVIGLSNSEDSNIDSAALSRLEDEIGQIATVYIDILTRFEEIKTLHKIYNDLGLSFISILENKNEATEAGGSQPSNIPQPTSHGAHGAHGATTSKSSGVSPQTSAGASLQKTTAASSYEERRNDILVELDEVQNQLNGQLDALLRKVQNISFQAVIEAEETEKSALRITVLIISSSLIISLSIGIWIAMDIRRRLRETIIAVDQISDGNLTVKNDLSSNDEIGLVMRAISKMQENLTNIVASLLEVSRQVTEQSEQMQSGAQQVSDGTTEQANSVQETATAMEQMTTSIRENADGAVETDRKATILAEDAQVCAQAMEKTAGSMKDIAEKITIVEEITRKIELLALNASVEAARAGEHGKGFAVVASEVSKLAELSKQAASDIQVSSGEGKELAEKTNQMLNALLPEIEKTKDLVQNISASSEEQSTGAAQINTSVQVLDGVIQSNASAAQQLFQTAQTVSALAPRLKALVARFKTDHPSEEASLQQSMPAPSSRPPAPSSDPIQSNNFENY
- a CDS encoding chemotaxis protein CheW, which produces MSKALKPVSATKTAETQLEDLMQVLPENRLEDLSLQTQAIDMADKAAPVTEAEVEAEVEQSQQRDAQPDTRRRAKAGEEPQATATEAPHVALSPLAETDEAFSEYSKLFIFERHNTQFGVPVKYVVEVVRDFAPIEPLTLNLRSCIGTVVYRNRLLPVFECGDLTPVTSQNQAANAPQSIVKLDVNGTLLCLSMDRHVAVLSCTDDILDPRNRILTDAARAFFILDVIGYQSSNLTLISPQRLAQEATVKIGSQTVIEGKEDITQGRQVKTFGTTSEFIHARISNVHFVVPVENVIEIIEGYEVTPIYGDGNFLRGLINLRGQVLSCLDISKDLSLMPRALDERNKYMVLQENGKDLVLCVDDVLGMMTVDIRSFRNSTEILSEPVSDLFQGISEIGELTIMRLSLPDLIGSENLNEYREKRNFI
- a CDS encoding DUF1289 domain-containing protein — its product is MTEKDLWKRNEPDSPCVKICMIHPKERLCTGCLRSIEEISIWSQLSPEARRTLMQELPARQAAFKKRQGGRAARLKKT
- a CDS encoding sarcosine oxidase subunit delta, with the translated sequence MLVMTCPYCGVEAEETELSPGGEAHLKRFSVGSSDDEFEAYLFQRENPKGLHFERWRHSFGCGKWFHAARCTMSLEVFGTYSAQSLAPPEDIKNAISAKRPGWSWREFS
- a CDS encoding sarcosine oxidase subunit beta family protein, with the protein product MKRYSAFSIAREAMRYHSGWERAWRSPTPKAKYDVVIVGAGGHGLATAYYLGKNFGIKNVAIIEKGWLGGGNTGRNTTIIRSNYLQDPSAAIYEKARSLYETLSQDLNYNIMFSPRGVMMLAQTHHEVRGYQRTAYANALQGVKTEFVGPERVKELCPIINIDGPRYPVLGALWQSRAGTARHDAVAWGYARACSDMGMDIIQQCEVTGVTQAAGQVTGVETSKGAIACDKLGIVVAGHSGVLAEMAGFRLPVESVALQALVSEPIKPCMDVVVMANTVHGYMSQSDKGEMVIGGGADGFNNYTQRGSFHHAEETVRALVETFPMISRLKMLRWWGGIVDMTGDRSPILSKTPLDNCFINCGWGTGGFKAIPGSGFGMAELIAKGASSLTDEFSMWRFKEGKFIDESVAAGVAH
- a CDS encoding DUF1272 domain-containing protein, encoding MLELRPNCELCDKDLPPDSVEARICSYECTYCADCVETVLFNVCATCGGGLSARPIRPKNSWRANPELGLSVHPASQTRRVSKFARPEIEEMVEKLRAFSPEER
- the ruvX gene encoding Holliday junction resolvase RuvX; this translates as MIMDRIEEFAQALPATGALIGLDLGTKTIGVAISDGLRSVATPVETIKRAKFNLDRQQLEAHIHTRDIKGLILGLPRNMDGSEGPRCQSTRAFARNLSSHITIPIGFWDERLSTVAAEKALLEADTSRRRRAEVIDHVAASYILQGVLDRLCHIHAQNAAVTR